Proteins encoded in a region of the Euleptes europaea isolate rEulEur1 chromosome 3, rEulEur1.hap1, whole genome shotgun sequence genome:
- the LOC130475406 gene encoding mesotocin receptor-like, producing MKNFSFSLQDVIHQPDMSFRNSTNTTERQPRDEQLAQVEIAVLGVLFMAASAGNFILILVLWKRRMKLSRMYVFLLHLSIADLTVAFFLVLPQLFWKITDVFMGPDILCRTISYLQLLSMFASTYMIVVMAMDRLQAVCYPMVSFQKKGALWNVSICTSWFISLVFSIPQVFIFRKSEVSPGIFDCQADFIEPWGTKLYVTWISVAIFFLPAAILTICHIRICRAVQTHVSLKNYSEFQVTNQKQILPSQASNVNCMSSAMIKTIKMTVVIVVAYIVCWSPFFIAQLWTAWHPSDARTEGPVIAVLMLLGNLNSCVNPWIYMYFCGQIPHCSKKKMDITTAHEESTNTGSVNLGEKESEDNITSV from the exons ATGAAGAATTTCTCTTTTTCACTCCAAGATGTTATCCATCAGCCTGATATGTCTTTCCGCAACTCAACAAACACCACAGAAAGGCAACCAAGAGATGAGCAGTTAGCTCAGGTAGAGATTGCTGTGCTAGGAGTGTTATTTATGGCAGCCTCTGCAGGCAACTTCATTCTCATACTGGTGCTATGGAAGAGAAGAATGAAGCTGTCTAGGATGTACGTGTTTTTGCTTCATCTAAGCATCGCAGACTTGACAGTTGCATTTTTTCTAGTTCTTCCTCAGCTTTTTTGGAAAATTACAGATGTTTTTATGGGTCCAGATATCCTGTGCAGAACCATCAGCTATCTCCAGTTGTTGAGCATGTTTGCCTCCACATATATGATAGTAGTTATGGCAATGGACAGACTTCAAGCAGTGTGTTACCCTATGGTCTCCTTCCAAAAAAAAGGAGCTCTTTGGAATGTTTCCATCTGCACCAGCTGGTTTATTTCTTTGGTCTTCAGCATTCCCCAAGTATTTATCTTTCGAAAGAGTGAAGTATCTCCAGGTATCTTTGACTGTCAAGCAGATTTCATTGAGCCCTGGGGCACAAAGCTGTACGTAACTTGGATCTCCGTAGCTATTTTCTTCCTTCCTGCAGCCATCCTGACGATATGCCATATTAGGATCTGCAGAGCAGTCCAAACGCATGTGAGTTTGAAAAATTACAGTGAATTTCAAGTAACAAACCAGAAACAGATATTGCCATCCCAGGCAAGTAATGTGAACTGTATGTCCAGCGCTATGATCAAGACTATAAAGATGACAGTGGTGATAGTTGTCGCTTACATTGTCTGTTGGtcacctttcttcattgcacAGCTGTGGACTGCATGGCACCCCAGTGATGCTAGAACTGAAG GTCCAGTAATAGCAGTTCTTATGCTCCTAGGGAATCTAAATAGCTGTGTCAACCCATGGATTTATATGTACTTTTGTGGTCAAATACCAcactgttcaaagaaaaaaatggacatCACCACTGCTCATGAGGAGTCCACCAATACAGGCAGTGTTAACTTGGGAGAGAAAGAATCTGAAGACAATATTACATCAGTGTAA